The Drosophila sulfurigaster albostrigata strain 15112-1811.04 chromosome 3, ASM2355843v2, whole genome shotgun sequence genomic sequence GGCCGAGAAAAAGCCCAAGGGTTCAGTTGTGCAAATCATTGATGCTATTCCACTTTTTCATCAATGCCTGCAGGTCACACCAATGGCTGAAATAGCTCTCATGCAGGTCTGTATTAAGCCGGAAGACAACAATTGGggttattttaataaaactgGTGCAATTGCAGATTGACTCGTATGCCGACAATGAGGGACTGGTGATTGCCGGCTACTATGCGGCTCCAGAGAACTTTTACgacaatcaaattgaaaaggcGCCCGCTGCCAAGATTGCGGACAAAATACAGGAGAATTTCAAGAACGCATGCTTTGCGATAGTCGACAATAAGCTAGTCACATTGGAACACAATCGATCTGCACTGCAGGTTTACAGTTACTCGAATGATTCGAGTCGCTGGTCAAAGGCCAAGCATTGGTTAACGCAATCGTCACAGACTCTGGAAGGCGTGTCACTCCTCCTGAAGCGTGGAGCGATGCGTGATGTTATTGATTTCGATAATCATCTGGATAATCCTGAGAATGACTGGACCAATCAGTTTCTGAATCAATCGCTGAAGGATCTGCAAAAGTTATACTAACTAATGAATATTGTAAACCAATGTGCCACCTTGAGTTAAGTCCTTGGTGTTCCCTGTATCCCCCTAAGTATGTTATAAATTATAGCGAAAATGGTGTTTTTAAATGAAGGAGCAGAGCCGGAAATTCAAccttgcaatttaatttattgtatttaattacaattggATTTCAGTAATCTTTAGAATAATGCATATAAGTTAAATAACATTcaactaattaataaataatcaattcaTTCGTATTCGTAATCGGTTTGGAGTAAAAGTCCGCGGGTCTAAtgatccgtctgtctgtccgttttGTTTAAGCTGTGTCCTTGTCTGTAAAGTGCGCGTCATTTAAACCTAAAAGATGTttacaattacatttaataaatacaaatgaagTAATATGCATAGAATTTTGCGTTTGcttatgttttgtttgctttttggttttcaatcctataaatttaaatatgttacaaCAATATTGTAATATCGCGATTGCTGATTATACATAAGTACATAATACGTATGTGG encodes the following:
- the LOC133841965 gene encoding ER membrane protein complex subunit 8/9 homolog yields the protein MSEYEFSETAYTKIIFHAAKYPHQAVNGLLLAEKKPKGSVVQIIDAIPLFHQCLQVTPMAEIALMQIDSYADNEGLVIAGYYAAPENFYDNQIEKAPAAKIADKIQENFKNACFAIVDNKLVTLEHNRSALQVYSYSNDSSRWSKAKHWLTQSSQTLEGVSLLLKRGAMRDVIDFDNHLDNPENDWTNQFLNQSLKDLQKLY